One window from the genome of bacterium encodes:
- a CDS encoding ABC transporter ATP-binding protein encodes MNPGILESSNPAVQARGLTRVYRRGAETIHALKGIGLDVKCGEFVGVVGHSGAGKTTLLNLIGLMDRPTEGSLQVLGTDVARRGVRLDALRRKNIGFVFQEFYLMPALTATENVLLPTMWGKGNGENMRDKEIKGQRDRVGESGHLIPRSLDPSIPRERAKRLLDLVGLGHRMTHKPSELSGGEMQRVAVARALINRPRLLLADEPTGNLDTAIRDGIFNLLQALSRDSGLTVIVATHDLSLESRFTRVIRLEDGNVV; translated from the coding sequence TTGAATCCTGGAATCCTGGAATCCTCGAATCCTGCGGTACAAGCCCGCGGCCTTACGCGAGTCTATCGGCGTGGCGCAGAGACTATCCACGCCTTGAAGGGCATCGGCCTCGACGTCAAGTGCGGAGAGTTCGTTGGGGTCGTCGGGCACTCGGGCGCGGGCAAGACCACGCTGCTCAATCTCATCGGCCTGATGGACCGGCCAACCGAAGGCAGCCTCCAAGTGCTGGGCACCGACGTCGCCCGACGTGGAGTTCGCCTCGACGCGCTCCGGCGCAAGAACATCGGGTTCGTGTTCCAGGAGTTCTATCTGATGCCGGCCCTGACCGCGACCGAAAACGTCCTGCTGCCCACAATGTGGGGCAAGGGAAATGGCGAGAACATGAGGGATAAAGAGATAAAGGGACAAAGGGATAGAGTGGGAGAGTCCGGACACTTGATCCCTCGATCCCTTGATCCCTCTATCCCTCGGGAGAGAGCAAAGCGACTTCTCGACCTCGTCGGTCTCGGCCACCGCATGACGCATAAACCTTCTGAGCTCTCCGGCGGCGAAATGCAGCGCGTCGCGGTGGCCCGGGCGCTTATCAACCGTCCGCGACTGCTGCTGGCCGACGAGCCGACCGGCAATCTGGATACTGCTATCCGCGATGGCATCTTTAACCTCCTTCAGGCCTTAAGCCGGGACTCCGGGCTGACGGTAATTGTGGCAACACATGACCTGAGTCTGGAGTCCCGGTTTACGCGGGTTATTCGATTGGAGGACGGGAATGTCGTCTAG
- a CDS encoding DarT ssDNA thymidine ADP-ribosyltransferase family protein, producing the protein MIRAEARRRGITRLCHFTPSRNLAHIANDDVGVLSTKRLREEERALFNPTDLKRLDRHENYVCCSIQYPNAWYLDKAKADEPLFKDWVVLLITPELLWEKETLFCQRNAAAGLGAGVQGGCEAFKSMFAECTRGAYGKTFRRSAKQLQSCPTDQQAEVMIMDAVPHGAIIGVAVVDETQARNEVSRLRIAKVKRQSFKFVVAPTLFDKHELDKCIKSGTLPPEHPWKLGRK; encoded by the coding sequence TTGATTAGAGCCGAGGCGCGGCGTCGAGGCATCACGAGGCTATGCCACTTCACACCGTCACGCAATCTGGCGCACATCGCGAATGACGATGTCGGCGTACTGTCCACGAAGAGGCTTAGAGAGGAAGAGAGGGCGTTGTTCAACCCAACCGATTTGAAGAGGCTAGACCGGCACGAGAACTACGTCTGCTGCTCGATACAATACCCAAACGCATGGTACCTTGACAAGGCCAAGGCCGATGAGCCGCTCTTCAAAGACTGGGTCGTGCTGCTTATTACGCCAGAACTGCTTTGGGAAAAGGAGACACTGTTCTGTCAGAGGAATGCTGCAGCCGGCCTCGGAGCGGGTGTTCAGGGCGGCTGCGAGGCGTTCAAGTCGATGTTCGCAGAATGCACGCGCGGAGCATACGGCAAGACATTCCGCCGATCCGCCAAGCAACTTCAGTCCTGCCCGACGGACCAACAGGCCGAAGTAATGATCATGGATGCCGTACCTCACGGAGCTATCATCGGAGTTGCTGTCGTCGATGAGACCCAAGCGCGGAATGAGGTGTCGAGATTACGGATCGCCAAGGTTAAGAGACAGTCGTTCAAGTTTGTCGTCGCCCCTACCTTGTTCGACAAGCACGAACTGGACAAATGCATCAAGAGCGGTACGCTTCCTCCAGAGCACCCATGGAAACTCGGCAGAAAATGA
- a CDS encoding YHS domain-containing protein, protein MKLLLTIGITLTMAVGAAFAQCAMCQNGSSCLSMSSQGGLAGLKLVSLNGDTVRLSEHIGKMPMLMVLAGTDEASGKAVDVVQAAVSSQGDQQPMLVYVLAAGTKATKAFAKAHNLTGLVLVDQKKTALAAAMVDTMPVALFIDQSGAFVKADAKLSDASVNDGIIAMTKSEPILKDPVCGMTVDKKTAAASYDYQGKTYYFCSEACKDNFLKAPQKYLSK, encoded by the coding sequence ATGAAACTCTTGCTTACAATCGGAATCACGCTGACGATGGCAGTCGGGGCAGCGTTTGCGCAGTGTGCCATGTGCCAGAACGGCTCAAGCTGTTTATCGATGTCGAGCCAAGGCGGGCTTGCCGGTCTGAAGCTCGTGAGCCTGAACGGCGACACGGTCAGGCTGTCCGAGCACATCGGCAAGATGCCGATGCTCATGGTCCTCGCCGGTACCGATGAGGCCTCGGGCAAGGCCGTGGACGTCGTGCAGGCGGCAGTCTCGTCCCAGGGCGACCAACAGCCGATGCTGGTGTACGTGCTCGCGGCCGGCACCAAGGCGACCAAGGCATTTGCGAAGGCGCACAATCTCACCGGCCTGGTGCTGGTTGACCAGAAGAAGACGGCGCTAGCAGCGGCCATGGTCGACACGATGCCCGTGGCGCTATTCATCGACCAGTCAGGTGCGTTCGTGAAGGCCGACGCGAAGCTCAGCGATGCAAGTGTAAATGATGGGATAATCGCAATGACGAAGAGCGAACCGATACTCAAGGACCCGGTCTGCGGCATGACCGTGGACAAGAAGACCGCGGCCGCGAGCTACGACTACCAGGGCAAGACCTACTACTTCTGCAGCGAGGCCTGCAAAGACAACTTCCTCAAAGCCCCGCAGAAGTACCTCTCCAAGTAG
- a CDS encoding ABC transporter ATP-binding protein, with translation MSSSAGKLGQSHGAPASDSARYSPHFPGVARAPLLVATDLWRSYHRGSETIHALAGLNLTLAPGEMISIVGRSGSGKTTLLNQIGCLDRPSKGSLKIAGTEVTGLKEQELVRFRRDHIGFIFQLFYLIPTLTVEENIRLPLIFARKHDETRVSELIERVGLTKSRRALPKQLDGGDMQRVAIARALVNRPRILLADEPTGRLEKKSRGAVLAIFQELAREGLGIIMATHDPELAAEADKKIEISDGRIVSEESYHKDTKTLSEKIERSQKSEARSQNAEVWIGES, from the coding sequence ATGTCGTCTAGCGCCGGAAAACTGGGACAGTCCCACGGAGCGCCTGCGTCCGACTCGGCGCGGTACAGTCCCCATTTTCCGGGCGTGGCCCGCGCGCCACTTCTCGTCGCGACTGATCTATGGCGTAGCTACCATCGGGGCAGCGAGACTATCCACGCGCTGGCCGGACTCAACCTGACCCTGGCGCCGGGCGAAATGATCTCGATTGTCGGCCGGAGCGGGTCGGGCAAAACTACGCTACTGAACCAGATCGGCTGCCTGGACCGGCCGTCAAAGGGAAGCCTGAAGATTGCCGGCACCGAGGTCACGGGTTTGAAGGAACAGGAACTGGTCCGGTTCCGGCGCGACCACATCGGGTTCATATTCCAGCTCTTCTACCTGATACCGACGCTGACGGTGGAGGAGAACATTCGGTTGCCGCTCATCTTCGCGCGCAAGCATGATGAAACGCGGGTAAGCGAGCTGATTGAGCGGGTCGGCCTGACCAAGTCGCGCCGGGCGCTGCCGAAGCAGCTTGACGGCGGGGACATGCAGCGGGTCGCTATCGCGCGCGCCCTCGTGAACCGGCCGCGGATACTGCTCGCGGACGAGCCGACCGGTAGGCTGGAGAAGAAGTCGCGCGGCGCGGTACTGGCGATCTTCCAGGAACTGGCGCGGGAAGGACTGGGCATCATCATGGCAACACACGACCCGGAGCTGGCGGCAGAGGCAGACAAGAAGATTGAGATTTCGGACGGAAGAATCGTAAGCGAAGAGTCTTACCACAAAGACACAAAGACACTATCGGAGAAGATAGAACGAAGTCAGAAGTCAGAAGCTAGAAGTCAGAATGCAGAAGTATGGATAGGAGAATCATGA
- a CDS encoding ABC transporter permease, whose product MIWFKLSFKNLIRRKTRSTLTVLGVAIAIAVLYSLFQFQQGYQARLKGELGALGAHVIVVPKGCPYEAATIALHGGKWPRYMDESLLAKVKANPGVAEAAGVIMDAVFAPGDKNVILLGIDEDYMKLRPAWRISGHWFAADSDVIMGSTAAQDAGVKTGDYWVVPEKNVRLHVAGVLSRTNTQDDGFVFLPRKTLQKISGLEGKLVLILIKARHVDQTDALVASLKASEVDMNVFPLSELLGTISSLMASTKVFVSAIILIAVILGGVGVLNTVLMAVFERTREIGMMKAMGGSRGDVFKLVWAETILTTVLGGLAGVAIALVSSRLVEAIIRGMIPYAPRGSLIGFSLPTLLMCVGLSLVLGLVAGFYPAFRAASVKPVEAIKAE is encoded by the coding sequence ATGATTTGGTTCAAGCTGTCATTCAAGAACCTGATTCGGCGTAAGACGCGCTCGACACTGACCGTGCTCGGTGTAGCCATTGCCATCGCTGTTCTCTATTCGTTGTTCCAGTTCCAGCAGGGCTACCAGGCCCGGCTCAAGGGCGAGCTCGGCGCACTGGGCGCGCACGTGATCGTCGTGCCCAAGGGCTGTCCGTACGAGGCCGCGACGATTGCTCTCCACGGCGGCAAGTGGCCGCGCTACATGGACGAGAGCCTGCTTGCCAAGGTGAAGGCAAACCCGGGCGTGGCTGAGGCCGCGGGCGTAATCATGGATGCGGTTTTCGCTCCCGGCGACAAGAACGTCATCCTGCTTGGGATTGACGAAGACTACATGAAGCTCAGGCCGGCCTGGCGCATCAGCGGTCACTGGTTTGCCGCCGATTCCGACGTCATAATGGGTTCTACCGCCGCGCAGGATGCCGGGGTCAAGACCGGTGACTACTGGGTGGTGCCGGAGAAGAACGTCCGGCTCCACGTTGCCGGCGTGCTCAGCCGCACCAACACGCAGGACGACGGGTTCGTATTCCTGCCACGCAAGACTCTGCAGAAGATTTCCGGGCTCGAAGGCAAGCTCGTGCTGATTCTCATCAAGGCGAGGCACGTGGACCAAACCGACGCGCTGGTCGCTTCGCTCAAGGCCAGCGAAGTGGACATGAACGTCTTCCCGCTATCCGAACTGCTCGGTACCATCAGTTCGCTGATGGCGAGCACCAAGGTGTTCGTCTCAGCCATCATACTGATTGCTGTCATCCTCGGCGGCGTCGGCGTCCTCAACACGGTGCTTATGGCGGTGTTCGAGAGGACCCGCGAGATCGGCATGATGAAGGCGATGGGCGGCTCACGCGGCGACGTATTCAAGCTGGTCTGGGCCGAGACAATCCTCACCACCGTGCTCGGCGGCCTGGCCGGCGTGGCCATTGCGCTCGTCTCATCGCGGCTCGTCGAGGCGATTATCCGCGGCATGATACCGTACGCGCCCAGAGGTTCGCTCATCGGGTTCTCGCTGCCGACTCTCTTGATGTGCGTCGGCCTGTCGCTCGTGCTCGGGCTGGTCGCGGGTTTCTACCCCGCGTTCCGGGCCGCGAGCGTGAAGCCGGTCGAAGCGATAAAGGCGGAGTGA
- a CDS encoding 3'-5' exonuclease, with protein sequence MLYLPATGHVAVLGTAGSGKTTLAILRAVHLADAQTAHGGSTLLVTFNKALVAYLKYLHGDSVPGVTVENYHQFARGYLSSRGKLRPRAICPDDEARLRLITNAMSVVQHAQGRVPPLERKPEFFLDEIKWIEQHGLKSDREYRKAERVGRAESRVVKDQRALMYQVFEEYRRLRKKSAWDFDWDDLATAVYGELVADTGPRLYRHIVIDEGQDFSPEMIRSLVRAVPNDGSVTFFGDVAQQIYGHRMTWRSAELNIRTPWYFTQNYRNTREIARLGLAICRMPYYAGLPDIVEPVAPRAEGPPPALVRCESADEEISFVAQLARTASTRQSVAVLVRDRKDERRIAAKLPNTSIKLHRGMPRWVDGPSVQHGTYHSAKGLEFDMVIMPFCSSTRLPDPASTEALGVEDAQIQDGRLIYVGVTRARTNLVITYTGSATALLPMDRSLYLEQEAGQL encoded by the coding sequence GTGCTCTATCTTCCGGCGACTGGTCACGTTGCTGTGCTAGGGACGGCAGGAAGTGGCAAGACGACGCTGGCAATACTCCGCGCAGTTCACCTTGCTGATGCCCAGACGGCTCACGGCGGAAGTACCCTGCTCGTCACCTTCAACAAGGCTCTTGTGGCATACCTGAAGTACCTGCACGGGGATTCAGTCCCAGGGGTAACGGTGGAGAACTACCACCAGTTCGCCCGGGGCTATCTCTCCTCGCGCGGCAAGCTGAGACCCAGAGCAATCTGTCCAGATGACGAGGCCCGCCTACGGCTGATTACTAACGCCATGTCCGTGGTCCAGCACGCGCAAGGCCGCGTTCCCCCGCTCGAAAGAAAGCCGGAGTTCTTCCTCGACGAGATCAAGTGGATTGAGCAACACGGACTCAAGTCCGACCGTGAGTATCGCAAGGCCGAGCGTGTTGGAAGAGCAGAGTCTCGAGTCGTCAAAGACCAACGAGCACTCATGTATCAAGTCTTCGAAGAGTATCGTAGGTTGCGCAAGAAGAGCGCGTGGGACTTTGACTGGGATGACCTTGCTACGGCCGTGTACGGGGAGCTGGTTGCAGATACTGGACCGCGACTCTACCGCCACATCGTGATCGACGAAGGACAGGACTTCTCACCCGAGATGATACGCTCCCTTGTGCGTGCCGTGCCAAACGACGGATCGGTCACCTTCTTCGGGGACGTTGCTCAGCAGATCTACGGGCACCGAATGACCTGGCGCTCGGCAGAGTTGAACATTAGGACGCCTTGGTACTTCACTCAGAACTATCGCAATACAAGGGAAATAGCCAGGCTGGGTCTGGCAATATGCCGCATGCCGTACTATGCCGGGCTGCCAGACATAGTCGAGCCCGTGGCCCCGCGAGCCGAAGGGCCGCCGCCGGCACTTGTGCGCTGCGAGTCTGCCGATGAGGAGATAAGTTTCGTGGCGCAACTCGCTCGAACTGCATCCACGAGGCAGAGCGTCGCAGTACTGGTCCGCGACCGCAAGGACGAGAGACGCATCGCGGCTAAGCTGCCAAACACGTCCATCAAGTTACACCGCGGGATGCCGCGATGGGTAGATGGACCTAGTGTCCAGCACGGAACGTACCACTCTGCGAAGGGGCTGGAGTTCGACATGGTCATAATGCCATTCTGCAGTTCGACCAGGCTGCCCGATCCTGCCAGCACTGAGGCCCTTGGGGTGGAAGACGCGCAGATACAGGACGGGAGACTGATATACGTCGGTGTGACCAGGGCACGAACAAACCTGGTAATAACGTACACCGGCTCAGCCACTGCATTGCTGCCTATGGACCGCAGCCTATACTTGGAGCAAGAAGCTGGACAGCTGTGA